A segment of the Bacillus pseudomycoides genome:
ACAAATGGATTGTTTTGACGCATTAGCTTATTGTTTGCCGGCAGGTACCGTATCCGGTGCACCGAAAATTAGGGCGATGGAAATTATAAATAGATTAGAAATGGAAAAAAGAAATGTATATGCCGGAGCAGTAGGATATATAGCTTTTTCTGGAAATCTTGATATGGCACTTGCAATTCGCACAATGGTTGTAAAGGACCAAAAAGCATATGTGCAGGCTGGAGCCGGTATTGTCTATGATTCAAATCCAATTGCTGAATATGAGGAGACGTTAAATAAAGCAAAGGCGCTTTTGGAGGTAATGAAATGATTGTACTCATCGATAACTATGATTCATTCACTTATAACTTGTATCAATTGTTAGGGGAATATGAGGAAGAGATTGTTGTACTGCGAAATGATAAAGTGACGATTCAAGAACTCGAAGAAATGAGACCAAAAGCAATTATTCTTTCACCAGGGCCCGGAAAACCAGAAGATGCAGGGATTTGCATCCGGGTGATTCAACATTTTTATAAACAAATTCCGATCCTTGGCATTTGCCTTGGACACCAAGCGATTGTTTCTGCATTTGGCGGTGAAATTGTAAGGGCAGAGCATATAAAACATGGGAAAACATCACGTGTAAAGCATAATGGCACATCGATATTTTCATATGTCGCGCAACCGTTAACTGCGATGCGCTATCATTCACTCGTGGCGGCGAAGCAGACGATTCCAAAGTGTTTCGATGTATTAGCGACAGCGATGGATGATGGGGAAATCATGGCAGTTCGACATAATTATTATCCACTTTTCGGGTTGCAGTTTCATCCGGAGTCAATTGCGACTGAAGAGGGCGGAAAATTAATCCGTGCATTTTTATCCAGTGTGAAAGAGGAGGAGCGAGTATGAATAGTTATCTTCGGAAATTAGTAGAAGGACAGAATTTAACGGAACAGGAAATGTATGAAGCAGGCCTTGTGCTCTTAAGTGAAGATATATTAGAAAGTGAAATTGCTGCTTTTTTAGCATTGTTAAAGGCAAAGGGTGAAACAGCCGATGAAATATATGGACTCGTTCGTGCTCTTCGGGAAAAGGCATTACCATTTGCAAGTCATATAAAAGGAGCAATGGATAATTGCGGAACGGGCGGAGACGGTGCACAAACATTCAACATTAGTACAACATCTGCTTTCGTACTTGCCGGGGCTGGTGTGAAGGTAGCGAAACATGGAAATCGTGCTGTTTCTAGTAAAACGGGAAGTGCAGATCTATTAGAAGAACTCGGTGTAAATATTGCATGTACGCCAAGAGAGATTGACTATTTATTAGAAAAAGTAGGTATTGCTTTTCTATTTGCACCAGCTATGCATCCAGCACTTAAGCGCATTATGAAAATAAGAAAAGAGCTAAATGTACCGACCATTTTTAATTTAATCGGTCCGCTTACAAATCCAATTGATTTAGAAACACAGTTTGTTGGCATATACAAACGAGATATGCTAATGCCTGTAGCAGAGGTATTGCAAAAGCTTGGTAGAAAACAAGCGCTTGTTGTAAATGGGAGCGGATTTTTAGATGAAGCATCTCTGCAAGGGGAAAATCATGTAGTGATTTTAAAAGATAACAAAATTATAGAAGAGAGTATTATTCCCGAAGAATATGGATTTTCTCATGTGAAAAATGAAGAAATAAGAGGCGGGAATGCAAAAGAAAATGCGAATATTACACTGCAAGTACTAAAGGGGAAAAAGAGTGTATACCGTGATACGGTTCTACTCAACGCTGGTCTTGCACTTTTTGCAAATGGAAAAGCAGGGACAATTGAAGAAGGTATTCATATGGCCGCTCAAAGCATAGATTCTGGAAAAGCATTAGCGAAATTGAATGCATTAATTCACGCAAGTCATAACAGATTGGAGAAGGTGAACTAAATGGAAACCATTTTAGACAAGATTGTCGAGCAGAAGAAAAAAGAAGTAGAAGTGCTGTACGAAACATATACACCGGTGAAGAAACAACGAAAGTCACACTCTCTTGTAGGAGCACTGCAAAAATTTACAGTGATTGCTGAAGTGAAGCGAGCTTCACCATCTAAAGGTGATATTCATTTACATGTAGACGTATTGAAACAAGTAAAAATGTATGAAGAGTGCGGCGTAGGAGCTGTTTCTGTTTTAACGGATGGTCAGTTTTTTAAAGGATCTTTTCATGATTTAGAAACGGCAAGAGTGCATAGTAACATTCCGCTTTTATGTAAAGATTTCATAATTGATAAAATTCAAATTGATCGGGCGTACGAAGCGGGAGCGGATCTCATTTTACTTATCGTTGCGGCATTATCAGAAGAAAAGCTACGAGAGTTATATGCATACGTGCAAAAAGTAGGATTAGAGGCAATTGTAGAAGTTCATAATGAGGCAGAATTAGAGGTAGCACTAGAACTAAACCCTCATGTGATTGGAATAAACAATCGGAATTTGAAAACATTTGAAGTGGATTTGAGTACGACAGAAAATCTAGGAAAACGATTGAATGAAGAAAATATGCTTTGGATTAGTGAAAGTGGAATCCATACGAAAGAAGATATCGTGCGTGTGAAGAAAGCTGGTGCAAAAGGAATTCTTGTTGGAGAAGCACTTATGACTGCACCTTCCGCACATGACTTTTTTCAATCGCTGAAGGTGACAACATGAAAGTAAAGATTTGCGGCATTACCGATATAGAAACAGCAAAGGTAGCTTGTGAATACGGCGCAGATGCGATTGGCTTTGTGTTTGCGAAAAGCAAAAGGGAAATTACACCTGAAAGAGCAAAACAGATTATTGATGAGCTTCTAGCTGATGTAATGAAAGTGGGCGTGTTTGTAAATGAATCGGTAGAAGTCATCCAGAAAATCGTAAATGATTGTGGCTTAACGCATGTACAACTGCATGGGGATGAAGGAAATCATCATATTAGAAGATTGAATATTCCGTCTATAAAAGCGATTGGTGTACATTCAAGCGAAGATATAGAGCAATCACCAGACTATGAAGCTGATTTTCTCTTATTTGATAGTCCGAAAGAAAAGTTTCATGGCGGAAATGGCAAAACATTTTCTTGGCAGTTACTAGATGATATGTCAGATGAAATTCGCAAAAAGTGCATTTTAGCTGGTGGATTACACATTGAAAACATTAAAGAAGCGATTGAAATTGTTAAGCCGTATATGATAGATGTCAGCAGCGGAGTAGAAACAGATGGCAAGAAAGATCGTGAGAAAATAAAACAATTTATTAGAAAAGCGAAGGAGTGTTCAATATGAATTACGCATATCCAGATGAAAAAGGTCATTACGGTATATACGGAGGACGTTACGTTCCAGAAACACTTATGCAATCTGTCTTAGAATTAGAAGAAGCGTATAAAGAAGCGATGCAAGATGAAGCATTTCAACAAGAATTAGAGCATTATTTACAAACGTATGTTGGAAGAGAAACACCGCTTTATTTTGCGGAGAATCTGACAAAGTATTGCGGAGGGGCAAAAATCTACTTAAAGCGTGAAGATTTAAATCATACCGGAGCCCATAAAATTAACAATACAATTGGGCAAGCGCTTCTTGCAGTGCGAATGGGTAAGAAAAAGGTTGTAGCTGAAACGGGAGCTGGACAGCACGGGGTTGCAACAGCGACGGTATGTGCCTTACTCGGTTTAGAGTGCGTCATTTTCATGGGAGAAGAGGATGTGAAACGTCAAAAGTTAAATGTCTTCAGAATGGAACTATTAGGAGCGAAGGTGGAAAGTGTTGCAGCAGGTAGTGGAACGTTAAAAGATGCAGTAAACGAGGCGCTTCGCTACTGGGTTGCACACGTGTATGATACGCACTATGTAATGGGATCTGTTCTTGGACCACATCCATTTCCGCAAATTGTACGTGATTTCCAAAGTGTAATCGGGAAAGAAACGAAGCGGCAATATGAAGCGTTAGAAGGAAAATTACCAGAAGCGGTTGTTGCTTGTATCGGCGGTGGAAGTAATGCAATGGGAATGTTTTATCCATTTGTGCACGATAAAGAAGTTGCTCTTTACGGCGTAGAAGCAGCAGGTAAAGGCGTTCATACAGAGAAACATGCAGCAACGTTAACAAAAGGAAGTGTTGGTGTCCTTCATGGTTCGATGATGTATCTCCTTCAAAATGAAGAAGGACAAATTCAGGAAGCACATTCTATTTCAGCAGGGCTCGATTATCCTGGAGTTGGACCAGAGCATAGTCTGCTAAAAGATATTGGCCGTGTTTCCTATCACTCAATTACAGATGACGAAGCGCTGGCTGCATTTCAGTTACTAACGAAAAAAGAAGGAATTATCCCAGCATTAGAAAGTTCCCATGCAGTGGCGTATGCATTAAAACTCGCACCTACAATGAAGCAAGATGAAGGGCTTGTTATTTGTTTATCGGGCCGCGGTGATAAAGATGTTGAAAGTATAAAACGTTATATGGAAGAGGTGTAAATGATGGGAGTAGAAAGAATTACAGCGGCGTTTCAAAATGGAAAAAAAGCATTTATCCCTTATATAATGGGGGGAGATGGCGGCTTACAAAAGTTAAAAGAGCAAATTCGTTTTCTAGATGAAGCGGGAGCGAGCATTGTTGAAATTGGTATCCCTTTTTCTGATCCAGTTGCAGATGGTCCAACAATTCAAAGGGCAGGAAAACGAGCGTTAGATAATGGAACAACGCTCGGAGGAATCTTTCAGGCATTAGCGGAAGTAAGACAAGAAGTAAATATTCCATTTGTACTTATGACATACTTAAACCCTATTTTAGCATTTGGCAAAGAACGGTTTATCGGAAGCTGTCTTGAAGCGGGTGTTGATGGAATTATCGTTCCAGATTTGCCGTATGAAGAGCAGGATATTATTGCACCGCTCCTTCGGGATGCGAATATCGCTCTTATTCCACTTGTTACTGTAACGAGTCCGGTTGAACGAATTGAAAAGATTACGAGGGAGTCACAAGGGTTTGTTTATGCGGTAACGTTAGCAGGGGTCACTGGGGTTAGACGTGACTTTAAACAAGAGATTCATAGCTACTTAGAAAAAGTAAAAGCACATGTTGATCTCCCGGTAGTTGCTGGATTTGGAATATCAACCACTGAGCAAATTGAGGAAATGATTACGTTATGTGATGGAGTGGTTGTGGGAAGTAAGGTAATTGAGCTTTTGGAAACAGAAAAAGAAGAGGAAATTTGTGAACTGATTGCTGCAGTGAAATAAGAAGAAGAGGCTGCCTGTTAAGGGGCCTCTATATTATATGAGCAAGTTTCAAATCATTAAGACCTTTCACATCAGTGGGGGGTTCTTCATCTCTCACTAATTATTAGTTGAGCGAATTGGCTTTTACGGACAGTTGATTCCCAAACTAATATGAAAACATCAAGAATGATTGACGTAAACCAAAGGTGTTGTTAAAATTGTTACTGGAAATAATGTAAAATATTTCACAAATCATAGTTTTTAATGTGAAAACATTCACAAATATTGAGTTTGTTTCTTAAAAATATTTTTAAAAAGGAGTTATACGTTATGAAAAGAATCGTAACACTAAGTACTCGTAAACTGACAGATACAGTAAAACATGGTGGATGTGGTGCATGTCAAACATCTTGCCAATCAGCTTGCAAGACATCTTGCGGAGTTGCAAATCAAAAATGTGAAAATATAATGAACAGATAGAAAATGAGAAACGTACCGCCCAACTGCTTCCCAGATGGGCGGCCATTTTTATCAAGCATGAACAAGAAGTGAAAGCTCCATTAACGGAAGTGTTACTTTATAAACAAAAGGAGTTTGATTATTAACCATGATTCATCAATATAAACTAAACGGATACAACATCGTACTCGATACTTACAGTGGATCAGTACATGTTGTCGACGACCTCGCTTATGAAATCATCGCGCTTTATGAGACTACTGCTGCAGAAGAAATCATAACAATGATGCTAGAAAAATACGTACATGATTCCGATATCTCTGAGAAGGACATTCGAGAAACCATTGCAGATATCGAAGAGCTAAAAAATGATGGAAAACTCTTTACTGAGGATGAATATAAGAGTCTCTCAATTGATTTAAGAAACCGCCAAACTTATGTAAAGGCTCTCTGCCTTAATGTTGCACATACATGTAACTTATCATGCGAATACTGCTTCGCCAGCCAAGGGAAATACAATGGAAGCAGAGCGATTATGAGTTATGAGGTTGGCAAAAGAGCTATCGATTACCTATTGGAAAACTCCGGCCATCACCGAAACCTCGACATCGACTTCTTCGGGGGAGAGCCGCTCATGGCCTGGAAAGTTGTAAAACAGATTGTCGCTTACGCAAGAAGTAAAGAAAAAGAGTACAAAAAAACGTTTCGATTCACCTTTACTACAAATGGCATGTTACTAAACGATGAAATCACTGATTTTTTGAATAAAGAAATGTACAATGTCGTACTGAGTCTTGATGGAAGAAAAGAAGTCCACGATCACCTTCGTAAAACAGTAACTGGAAAGGGGAGCTATGATTATATCGTTCCGAAGTTCCAAGAATTCGTCAAAAAGCGTGGAGATAAAGAATACTATGTGCGTGGAACCTATACTCATAACAATGTTGACTTCACCAATGACATTTTTCATATCGCAGATCTTGGTTTTGACAAGCTCTCGATGGAACCGGTCATCTGTAATCCACGGGAACCATATGCACTCACCGAAAAGGACCTTCCAGATATTTATAACCAGTACGAAATTCTCGCCAAGGAAATGCTAAAGCGTGAGGAAGAAGGTAATGGATTCACTTTCTACCATTACATGCTTGACCTCTCAGAAGGCCCTTGCATCCAAAAGAGAATTTCTGGCTGCGGCTCAGGAACTGAATATTTCGCTGTCACACCATGGGGCGAGTTCTTCCCTTGCCACCAGTTCATCGGGGATAACGAATACAGTATGGGAAATATTTGGGATGGAATTACAAAACAAGAGATGCAATGTCAATTTAAAGAGAGCAGTTGCTACTCGAAGACAGAATGTCAGGACTGCTGGGCGAAACTTTACTGCAGTGGTGGTTGCCCTGCCAACGCATTGCACGCAACCGGCTCCATCAATGGAATCTACGATTTTAGCTGTGACATCTTCCGTAAGAGAGTAGAATGTTCCATGATGGTTAAAGTAGCTGAATCCATGAGAACTATGAAAAAAAACAAACAAGCCGTGGCACAAGCATAAAGATATTATAAGGCTGAGAGATAAGTCAAAATTTGATTTATGCTCAGCCTCTTTGAAAATCTTCTTTTTCTTTTAGACAAAAACCCCCCTTTAGACAATCCGATTTAAAGGGAGATAAAGCTTCAAGGGCAACAGATAGTATTTCTTCACATTCAGGAATAATTTCTTCCTCTTCATAATAAGCAGGAATTAAGTTTGCTAGATTTTCAGGATTTTGCAGGGCGGATTCAAACGTTTCTTGCCCACATACGATGAGCTAACCTCTAAAATAGTGAAATAAATCATCAGAACATCCGCCAAAAATAATATAAGCAGCTGCCCATAGAGAAGATGTATAAGATTCTTTAAGAGCAGTTTGGAAATGGATTTCATAATCTGCAATTTCGCCCGTGGGCTGAGAAGTTAAGTGTTCCACTAGCTATTCGCTCGTTTCTTCTTTTTGATTCATTTCTGAAATCAGCTGCCAAAATTGTTCTTTGTTCATATCTATAACCCCTTTTGAGAAATATAGTATTTCTTGTAGTGTATCGTTTTTTCGATCATTCACTTGATAAAGAATAGTAAAAAACTGTTACAAAACAAATTGAATATTCTGTTAACTGTTATATAATAGTTACAATTGTATCTTATAAGAAACGAGATGATGGTATGGCTGTATTGTTAGCCCTTATTCCGATTATGATGATTTTTATTTGTTTATTTGTATTTAAGCAAACATCACTTAAAGCATCGTTAATTTCCTATATTGTATGCGGTGGAATCGTTTTACTAACACCAATGTTTCGACTGCAAATGGGGGAGGTTATGCATGCAACAATTAAGGGCGGGTTAATTTGTTTTATTGTAGGGTATGTTTTGTTTTTTGGTATTCTTTTATTTCACCTCATGAACAAAATGGGGTATATCGATCAAGTTGCACGTTTTATAGAACAAGTTACACATGATCGATTATTACAAATGCTCTTAATGTGCTTTGGAATTTGTCCACTTATCGAATCAGTGAGCGGGTTTGGAATTGGTTTTATGGTGGCAGCTCCGATTTTTCTTTCGCTTGGTTATAAACCGTTCCAAGCAGTTTTATTATCGTTTATCGGTTTATTGGCGAGTTCCTGGGGAGCTATGGCAACGGGAACGATTATTGGATCGCAGCTAATCAACATGCCATTAGTGAACTTAGGATCGAGTACAGCATTACTCAGTATTCCTTTCTTTGCATACTTTGTTTACCTTTCTTTGTATGTAGTTGGTGGCTGGCAAGCGGTGAAGGAAAAGTGGAAGGAAGGATTCGGTTTTTTTCTCTTATTTTCTATATCAATCTATCTTTCTAATGCATACGTCAGTGTTGAATTAGCGGGGATTTTAAGTTCCATTGTAACAATTACATTTGGGTTTCTTATCATTAAGATGACAGCGAGGCAAGGGAAGGAGTTTTTATCGGAGCATGCTGCAACGACGCAGCGAGAAATTTCTATCGTGAAAATTATAAGCCCTTATTTATTTTTAACAGTTTGTATTTTGCTCTCTCGTCTTATTCCATCGTTACATAATATGCTGCAATCTTATGCCGTCGTTGATTTACCAGCGTACTCTTATAAATTAGCATTATTATATTCACCTGGATTTTGGCTTGGGGTGACATGTTTATTTACCATCGTTTTTTTCCGTATTCCTTCTCCTATTATAAAACAGTCTTTATCGCAAACGATCAAACAATGGATACCGTTTGCGATTACAACGACAATGTTCATTGCTATTTCAGAATTGATGGGTGCGGCGGGTATGCATACATTATTAGCAGAAGCAGCAGGAAGTACATTTGGAACATTATTTGTCTTTGTTGCCCCGTTCATCGGTGCCATTGGTGGTTTTTTAACGGGAAGTAACGCAGGATCAAATGCGATGTTTATTAAACTACAAATGCAAACAGCGCAGAATGTAGGACTTCCGTGGCAATATGTTACGACTCTGCAAAATACAGCATCATCCGTAGCGACAATTGCTTGTCCGTCACGGATTACGCTGGGGGCCTATTTATGTAATATTCCATTTCGTGAGAATGAACTACTAAAGAAGACAACGCTTATGATTTTTGGAGCGGTGTTGATTGTAGTGATGGAAGTTGCCGGATGGTATGTATGGCAATAAAATCTTCTGCTTTAGGAGGATTTTCGTTTGTCAGGGGATAATTTATAAAAGAACAAGTGTTTCTATTATATGAAGAGGAGATGATCCCATGCCCCTAAAAAACTACGGAGTCCTAAAAGGTATAGCATTACAATCTATGATTGGAAAAGGGAAAACACCTCATTATCAAGTTCATTTGCAAGATGACTTAGGAGTAGACTATCGGATTGCAATTAATGTGAAATCGCAGAGTTATCCATCAGAAGTACTATATTTTGCAAGTGAAAATATTAAATCAGAAGCTATTACGATTTTACCGACATTACCTTTTGGTTTTACAGAAGTGAAAAATAATGAACCAAGGGTAGCTTTAGATTATGTGCGGGGAAATTTATTTGGTTCAAAACAGATGATTCCTTTGCCGCCAGAAAGATCGGGAGCGGACAATGATTTAAATGAAAAAATAGAACATTATATAAAACGAGCGATAGAGGAAAAGGCAATTATTTATGCATTTGGAGAACGATGGGGTCCAGAAAATGATACACATGATCGATATTTTCATTTTAAACCTGGTAATGGCATACATGATATTCATATGAATCAAGGAAATGTGGAGAAGTGGAAGAATGATGACGGCGCGTGGCAAGATGGTGGCATATTAATTCATTTTGAAAAAAGGAAGCAATGGGTTGGCATTTTCCTCGCATTTCAGTCGCAGTCTTGGTGTACAGATGAAGAGGGGCATGCGCGTGTCCCGGTGGAGCAGTGTAATTATATGACGGAAATTTAATAAAAACAGCTAGTTCATTTTGAACTAGCTGTTTTAATTTTGTAGCAAATAAAGCTAATGCATACAGCGATACATGAAAATAGTATCGCTATGCTTGAAAACGCAAGTACATACATATTATATTTCACTACATTTCCTATTAATTGATTACTATCATAATGAAACAGCCTTGCTATCGTATTGAATAGGATCAAGACGATGAATATCGTAATCACACCATCTAAAGAACCTTCTATATCTGGTTTGCTTAAGGCGATATGCGCAGACATACAAATTGCGATAAAAAGAAAAAGCCAGAAAGAAGGTGTGGATAAGTTATGAATCGTAAACAGGCTTTTTAACAAGAGAAACGATGACGACACAATACTTTGCAGCATATCAATATTGATAGAAGTAGATTGAGTGTTTGTTTCAAGAGCATGTATAAAGACCGAATAAGATTGTGGTACGAAATAATACATGAGAAGGATCAAGATGGCCATTCCCGAGAAAATAGGAGCAATTCCGATGAAGAAATTTCCTATTCGTTGATATATGCTTCTTTGATTATATTGATGCCTAACATAACCTAAATAACCGTTATTTGTATTGGTTGGAAAGAGCTGCATTGCCACAATTTGATGCCTAAATACGACACACATAATCGCATGTCCTAATTCATGAATAGGAACACCAATCCAAGCTGATAAAAGGAAGCCTTTTCTCCCAAAAGCACTCGTCCAATACTTTCGTGTAAGAGATTCTAAATATCCTAATAGAAAACCAACTAAAATGATGACACCTAGTAATGAAAATAATTGTATTAAGCTTGTAAGGAGTATATGAAAAATTGAGTATGCCAGTTCCATATTCTTCATCCAATCTATGTATTTTACTACT
Coding sequences within it:
- the trpB gene encoding tryptophan synthase subunit beta; protein product: MNYAYPDEKGHYGIYGGRYVPETLMQSVLELEEAYKEAMQDEAFQQELEHYLQTYVGRETPLYFAENLTKYCGGAKIYLKREDLNHTGAHKINNTIGQALLAVRMGKKKVVAETGAGQHGVATATVCALLGLECVIFMGEEDVKRQKLNVFRMELLGAKVESVAAGSGTLKDAVNEALRYWVAHVYDTHYVMGSVLGPHPFPQIVRDFQSVIGKETKRQYEALEGKLPEAVVACIGGGSNAMGMFYPFVHDKEVALYGVEAAGKGVHTEKHAATLTKGSVGVLHGSMMYLLQNEEGQIQEAHSISAGLDYPGVGPEHSLLKDIGRVSYHSITDDEALAAFQLLTKKEGIIPALESSHAVAYALKLAPTMKQDEGLVICLSGRGDKDVESIKRYMEEV
- the trpA gene encoding tryptophan synthase subunit alpha; its protein translation is MGVERITAAFQNGKKAFIPYIMGGDGGLQKLKEQIRFLDEAGASIVEIGIPFSDPVADGPTIQRAGKRALDNGTTLGGIFQALAEVRQEVNIPFVLMTYLNPILAFGKERFIGSCLEAGVDGIIVPDLPYEEQDIIAPLLRDANIALIPLVTVTSPVERIEKITRESQGFVYAVTLAGVTGVRRDFKQEIHSYLEKVKAHVDLPVVAGFGISTTEQIEEMITLCDGVVVGSKVIELLETEKEEEICELIAAVK
- a CDS encoding L-lactate permease, translating into MAVLLALIPIMMIFICLFVFKQTSLKASLISYIVCGGIVLLTPMFRLQMGEVMHATIKGGLICFIVGYVLFFGILLFHLMNKMGYIDQVARFIEQVTHDRLLQMLLMCFGICPLIESVSGFGIGFMVAAPIFLSLGYKPFQAVLLSFIGLLASSWGAMATGTIIGSQLINMPLVNLGSSTALLSIPFFAYFVYLSLYVVGGWQAVKEKWKEGFGFFLLFSISIYLSNAYVSVELAGILSSIVTITFGFLIIKMTARQGKEFLSEHAATTQREISIVKIISPYLFLTVCILLSRLIPSLHNMLQSYAVVDLPAYSYKLALLYSPGFWLGVTCLFTIVFFRIPSPIIKQSLSQTIKQWIPFAITTTMFIAISELMGAAGMHTLLAEAAGSTFGTLFVFVAPFIGAIGGFLTGSNAGSNAMFIKLQMQTAQNVGLPWQYVTTLQNTASSVATIACPSRITLGAYLCNIPFRENELLKKTTLMIFGAVLIVVMEVAGWYVWQ
- the trpD gene encoding anthranilate phosphoribosyltransferase, whose amino-acid sequence is MNSYLRKLVEGQNLTEQEMYEAGLVLLSEDILESEIAAFLALLKAKGETADEIYGLVRALREKALPFASHIKGAMDNCGTGGDGAQTFNISTTSAFVLAGAGVKVAKHGNRAVSSKTGSADLLEELGVNIACTPREIDYLLEKVGIAFLFAPAMHPALKRIMKIRKELNVPTIFNLIGPLTNPIDLETQFVGIYKRDMLMPVAEVLQKLGRKQALVVNGSGFLDEASLQGENHVVILKDNKIIEESIIPEEYGFSHVKNEEIRGGNAKENANITLQVLKGKKSVYRDTVLLNAGLALFANGKAGTIEEGIHMAAQSIDSGKALAKLNALIHASHNRLEKVN
- a CDS encoding aminodeoxychorismate/anthranilate synthase component II yields the protein MIVLIDNYDSFTYNLYQLLGEYEEEIVVLRNDKVTIQELEEMRPKAIILSPGPGKPEDAGICIRVIQHFYKQIPILGICLGHQAIVSAFGGEIVRAEHIKHGKTSRVKHNGTSIFSYVAQPLTAMRYHSLVAAKQTIPKCFDVLATAMDDGEIMAVRHNYYPLFGLQFHPESIATEEGGKLIRAFLSSVKEEERV
- the scfA gene encoding six-cysteine ranthipeptide SCIFF, producing MKRIVTLSTRKLTDTVKHGGCGACQTSCQSACKTSCGVANQKCENIMNR
- the trpC gene encoding indole-3-glycerol phosphate synthase TrpC — protein: METILDKIVEQKKKEVEVLYETYTPVKKQRKSHSLVGALQKFTVIAEVKRASPSKGDIHLHVDVLKQVKMYEECGVGAVSVLTDGQFFKGSFHDLETARVHSNIPLLCKDFIIDKIQIDRAYEAGADLILLIVAALSEEKLRELYAYVQKVGLEAIVEVHNEAELEVALELNPHVIGINNRNLKTFEVDLSTTENLGKRLNEENMLWISESGIHTKEDIVRVKKAGAKGILVGEALMTAPSAHDFFQSLKVTT
- a CDS encoding phosphoribosylanthranilate isomerase, producing MKVKICGITDIETAKVACEYGADAIGFVFAKSKREITPERAKQIIDELLADVMKVGVFVNESVEVIQKIVNDCGLTHVQLHGDEGNHHIRRLNIPSIKAIGVHSSEDIEQSPDYEADFLLFDSPKEKFHGGNGKTFSWQLLDDMSDEIRKKCILAGGLHIENIKEAIEIVKPYMIDVSSGVETDGKKDREKIKQFIRKAKECSI
- the scfB gene encoding thioether cross-link-forming SCIFF peptide maturase gives rise to the protein MIHQYKLNGYNIVLDTYSGSVHVVDDLAYEIIALYETTAAEEIITMMLEKYVHDSDISEKDIRETIADIEELKNDGKLFTEDEYKSLSIDLRNRQTYVKALCLNVAHTCNLSCEYCFASQGKYNGSRAIMSYEVGKRAIDYLLENSGHHRNLDIDFFGGEPLMAWKVVKQIVAYARSKEKEYKKTFRFTFTTNGMLLNDEITDFLNKEMYNVVLSLDGRKEVHDHLRKTVTGKGSYDYIVPKFQEFVKKRGDKEYYVRGTYTHNNVDFTNDIFHIADLGFDKLSMEPVICNPREPYALTEKDLPDIYNQYEILAKEMLKREEEGNGFTFYHYMLDLSEGPCIQKRISGCGSGTEYFAVTPWGEFFPCHQFIGDNEYSMGNIWDGITKQEMQCQFKESSCYSKTECQDCWAKLYCSGGCPANALHATGSINGIYDFSCDIFRKRVECSMMVKVAESMRTMKKNKQAVAQA
- a CDS encoding DUF2278 family protein, producing MPLKNYGVLKGIALQSMIGKGKTPHYQVHLQDDLGVDYRIAINVKSQSYPSEVLYFASENIKSEAITILPTLPFGFTEVKNNEPRVALDYVRGNLFGSKQMIPLPPERSGADNDLNEKIEHYIKRAIEEKAIIYAFGERWGPENDTHDRYFHFKPGNGIHDIHMNQGNVEKWKNDDGAWQDGGILIHFEKRKQWVGIFLAFQSQSWCTDEEGHARVPVEQCNYMTEI